The Blastocatellia bacterium DNA window GTACCATAGGAAAACCATGTAGTCCCACTTACTTTATCTGTTGCTAAAGAACCAAAAAACTCTGGTAAAAATAAAGCTTCTAATTGATAAAAAACTGGTAATTGGTTTAATGCAACAGGCACATTTAATTGAGGCCATTCAGCTTTGTTATAAAGACGTAAAAATGTAGTGCTATCGTCCTCAGTTTCTTCTTGTTTTACTTTTACTTTCCTTGTTGCTGAATCTACTAGTTTTTCATCAGGGCATAAACTAGCAAAACTTCAGCTAATTCTTCTGCAAAAGTTCCTACATCTTCACTAACAGGATTCAACTTCTTTTTCTAAAGCTTTTTTGAACTATTAGATCTAATTCCTCTGGTAGGTCTGAACGTAGTTCAAGAATAGAACGGGGCTTTTCTGTTATGTGTTTATAAGCAACAGATGTTGCTGAAGTTCCCTTAAATAAAGTGTCACCTGTTAACAGTTCAAATAAAATTACACCTAATGAATATATATCAGCACGCAGATCTATATTTTCATTATCAGATAGTTGTTCTGGGGCCATATAATGAGGTGAACCTAAAGAACTGCCTACTTGAGTAAGCTTTTCTGAACCAAATTGCAGTTTAGCAATTCCAAAATCAAGAACTTTAACAACTTCAACATCTCCATCATGTTGTAAAAAAAATATTTTCAGGTTTTAAGTCCCGATGAATAATACCCCTACGATGTGCAATTCTTACTGCTGCACAAACTTGTTGAAAAATATTATTTATTTCTTTTAGCGGTAGTAAGGGTTGTTGTTTAAGTCTTTCAGTTAATGTCATACCTTGGAGGTATTCCATTATAAGGTAAACTAACTTGCGATCTGTAACTCCAAAATCTAGGACTGTAATAGCATTAGTGTGACGAATACGCATAGCAGATTGTGCTTCTCGACGAAAGCGGCGAATTGCTTTTTCATCGGAAACCAGGCGTTCATGCATAACTTTTACAGCTACAGGAATTTCCAACTGTAAATGGTTAGCACGATAAATATGACTCATACCGCCTTCAGCTATTT harbors:
- a CDS encoding protein kinase; translated protein: MKIFFLQHDGDVEVVKVLDFGIAKLQFGSEKLTQVGSSLGSPHYMAPEQLSDNENIDLRADIYSLGVILFELLTGDTLFKGTSATSVAYKHITEKPRSILELRSDLPEELDLIVQKSFRKRS
- a CDS encoding serine/threonine protein kinase encodes the protein MKICPVCETKFQEEILFCSKDGERVIDYVPTSNEDKDPLIGYVIDNKYRIESKIAEGGMSHIYRANHLQLEIPVAVKVMHERLVSDEKAIRRFRREAQSAMRIRHTNAITVLDFGVTDRKLVYLIMEYLQGMTLTERLKQQPLLPLKEINNIFQQVCAAVRIAHRRGIIHRDLKPENIFFTT